A window from Candidatus Nitrospira neomarina encodes these proteins:
- the legP gene encoding Dot/Icm T4SS effector Zinc-dependent metalloprotease LegP translates to MAKRRSTSKPRKQPQPSTAIRRGRAEGQTHADSGELRGTPTMGAAVISGFSFARKSVVYYEIEGMAIVEGDIALGTVDVVKERTAAGREAVATDPNMAFGVGIPGSQFRWPNCRIPYEIDPNLPNQQRVTDAIAHWEANTAFRFPLRTTANAGQYPNYVRFTDAGGCWSMVGMQGGQQTISLGSGCSTGNTIHEIGHAVGLWHEQSREDRDLFVTINWQNIQSGMAAQFNQHITDGDDWGTYDYGSIMHYPRTAFSKNGQETITPIDPNAQIGQRNGLSPGDTAAVRAMYPGCYKVPKSPWSDPNKFKKILDDGWFKKLRDPLKLPRDPGPIKSTYDPMPPWRPEIRTRPGTLRPFSLATPHHAPSALGFGAAEMGDAGSMLYFSGLEQELLDLEASITQAQATAAQANAEAGRLQEAREAVAMAYEEAINQFRGGNPG, encoded by the coding sequence ATGGCAAAGCGTAGGTCTACCTCTAAACCTCGGAAGCAACCGCAACCATCGACAGCTATCCGGCGCGGTCGCGCAGAAGGGCAAACTCATGCGGATTCTGGAGAGCTTCGGGGCACGCCTACTATGGGTGCGGCGGTCATCTCTGGATTCTCTTTTGCAAGGAAATCGGTTGTTTATTATGAAATTGAAGGGATGGCTATTGTCGAGGGCGATATTGCACTAGGGACGGTCGATGTCGTGAAGGAGAGGACCGCGGCCGGACGCGAGGCGGTTGCCACCGACCCGAACATGGCCTTTGGAGTCGGTATTCCTGGAAGCCAGTTTCGGTGGCCGAACTGTCGGATTCCCTACGAAATTGATCCGAATCTCCCGAATCAACAACGTGTTACCGACGCAATTGCCCACTGGGAGGCCAATACGGCTTTTCGATTCCCTTTACGGACAACAGCCAATGCGGGCCAGTATCCAAATTACGTGCGGTTCACCGATGCTGGTGGATGTTGGTCAATGGTGGGCATGCAGGGTGGTCAGCAGACCATCAGTCTGGGATCTGGGTGCTCAACAGGAAATACGATCCACGAGATTGGTCACGCAGTGGGGTTGTGGCATGAACAGAGCCGAGAAGATCGTGATTTGTTTGTAACCATCAACTGGCAGAATATCCAGTCGGGAATGGCCGCTCAGTTTAACCAGCATATTACGGACGGGGATGATTGGGGTACCTATGACTATGGATCGATCATGCATTACCCGCGCACAGCCTTCAGTAAGAATGGGCAGGAGACGATTACGCCCATAGACCCTAACGCTCAAATCGGTCAGCGCAATGGTCTCTCGCCCGGAGACACTGCAGCAGTTCGGGCCATGTATCCTGGATGCTACAAAGTTCCGAAGTCGCCATGGAGTGACCCCAATAAATTTAAGAAGATCCTGGACGATGGGTGGTTCAAGAAGTTGCGCGATCCTTTGAAATTGCCGCGCGATCCGGGACCGATTAAGTCAACCTATGATCCCATGCCACCCTGGCGTCCCGAAATACGGACCAGGCCAGGGACGCTAAGACCCTTTAGCCTTGCTACGCCCCACCATGCCCCTTCAGCGCTGGGTTTCGGAGCGGCCGAAATGGGTGATGCCGGCTCCATGCTGTATTTTTCCGGGCTCGAACAAGAACTACTTGATCTTGAGGCGTCAATTACTCAGGCCCAGGCAACTGCGGCTCAAGCGAATGCTGAAGCGGGTCGGTTGCAGGAAGCCAGAGAAGCAGTTGCGATGGCCTATGAGGAGGCGATCAATCAATTCCGTGGTGGAAATCCTGGGTGA
- a CDS encoding transposase, translating to MHTCLNVGVDVAKDAVVAACAEPCFPVQSVPNQRGSLRAWLKSLPAGSRIGLESTGAYHELLADLAQAQGHTVFLLNPSDTRHYAKAMGNRAKTDRVDAELIARLIAREHRRLRPYTPPTATQRKLDRLIRRRATIVRLKGTLKLTMHNLGGFAAELKAVVSKLEILIAKIDATMSALAARSPQHQESQHRVETIVGVGPLVGMALTNTLERVSFGKADAFVAFTGLDPRANDSGRKAGRRRLSKRGPAELRRLLYNAAMSAIKTTVWKPLYDHYRTQGWSTTASLVIIARKIARAAWSIHHYRTTFNPERITQCLT from the coding sequence ATGCATACCTGTCTGAATGTCGGCGTGGATGTGGCCAAAGATGCCGTCGTGGCCGCCTGCGCCGAGCCATGTTTTCCGGTCCAGAGTGTTCCCAATCAGCGTGGTTCGTTGCGGGCTTGGTTGAAATCGCTGCCGGCCGGCAGCCGCATCGGCTTGGAATCCACCGGCGCCTATCATGAATTACTGGCGGATCTGGCGCAGGCTCAAGGCCATACCGTCTTCCTGCTCAACCCCTCGGACACTCGGCACTACGCCAAGGCCATGGGGAATCGGGCCAAAACCGACCGAGTCGATGCGGAATTGATTGCCCGACTCATCGCACGAGAGCATAGGCGCTTGCGCCCCTACACGCCCCCGACAGCCACTCAACGCAAGCTGGATCGACTGATTCGGCGACGCGCCACGATCGTCCGCCTCAAAGGCACGCTCAAGCTAACCATGCACAATCTGGGCGGCTTTGCCGCCGAACTCAAGGCCGTGGTGAGCAAGCTGGAGATCTTGATTGCCAAGATTGATGCGACCATGTCCGCGCTGGCTGCCCGCTCACCTCAACACCAAGAATCGCAACACCGGGTGGAAACCATTGTAGGAGTCGGCCCGTTGGTGGGTATGGCCCTGACCAATACGTTGGAGCGCGTATCATTCGGCAAAGCGGATGCGTTCGTCGCCTTCACCGGGTTGGATCCTCGCGCGAATGACTCGGGGCGCAAAGCCGGTCGAAGGCGTTTGTCGAAACGTGGGCCCGCTGAATTACGTCGGTTACTGTATAACGCCGCCATGTCCGCGATCAAAACCACCGTGTGGAAACCGCTCTACGACCATTACCGCACCCAAGGTTGGAGTACGACGGCCTCGTTGGTGATCATCGCTCGCAAAATCGCCCGGGCCGCTTGGTCTATTCATCATTACCGCACAACCTTTAATCCGGAACGGATCACACAATGCTTGACATGA
- a CDS encoding DDE-type integrase/transposase/recombinase has product MDEIFITIRGERQYLWRAVDQEGDTIILWCSVAAISAPRKVLSS; this is encoded by the coding sequence ATCGACGAAATCTTTATTACGATTCGAGGGGAACGGCAGTATCTGTGGCGAGCCGTGGATCAAGAGGGCGATACCATAATATTATGGTGCAGCGTCGCCGCAATCAGCGCGCCGCGGAAGGTCTTGTCAAGTTAA
- a CDS encoding IS6 family transposase, whose translation MNSKRPNYQRHRFPSEIISHEVWLYHRFCLSFREVEEFQAERGITVTYEAVHQWCQKFCPDYARKLKKRQGRLGDTWHIDEVFVTIQGKRHYLWWAVDQNGYTIDILVQRRCNQRTAERVFFSMLIGQGWEPQWLVTDKLRGYDAAHRTIIPTVNHINHVYANNRTEVSYQPTRQCECHMRGFSSSSQAQQFLTLHGLTQNLFHLGRHLIQAVNYRLLRSQAFQFWKKAVGGSHCLAIPFHCAYSPIN comes from the coding sequence ATGAACTCCAAAAGGCCCAACTATCAACGACATCGTTTTCCTTCTGAAATCATTAGCCACGAGGTGTGGCTGTACCATCGATTCTGTCTGAGCTTCCGCGAAGTGGAGGAGTTTCAGGCTGAACGAGGCATCACCGTCACCTATGAAGCCGTTCATCAATGGTGTCAAAAGTTTTGTCCTGATTATGCTCGCAAACTGAAAAAACGACAAGGACGCCTCGGAGACACGTGGCACATTGATGAAGTCTTTGTCACCATTCAAGGAAAACGGCACTATTTGTGGTGGGCTGTCGACCAGAACGGCTATACCATTGATATCCTAGTGCAAAGGCGTTGCAATCAGCGGACCGCGGAACGGGTTTTCTTCAGCATGCTCATAGGCCAAGGGTGGGAACCACAGTGGTTGGTCACTGACAAACTGCGAGGCTATGATGCAGCCCATCGCACCATCATACCCACCGTGAATCACATCAATCACGTCTATGCGAATAACCGAACGGAAGTGTCGTACCAACCTACGCGACAATGTGAGTGTCATATGCGAGGATTCTCTTCGTCATCACAAGCGCAACAGTTCCTGACGTTGCATGGGCTCACTCAGAATCTCTTTCACCTCGGCCGTCATCTGATCCAGGCGGTCAACTATCGGCTCTTACGGAGTCAGGCCTTTCAATTTTGGAAGAAAGCGGTGGGAGGGTCGCATTGCTTGGCAATTCCGTTCCATTGTGCGTACAGCCCCATAAATTGA
- a CDS encoding YbaY family lipoprotein, with translation MPKTKIIQGEIVLPTGNVPAEPVDVVIYVEDVSRADAPSIVVGMQRQHGVLLHAGSMVQFVVEIPVELVDQRRSYSVRAHIDVSGSGEVKVGDFVSTQTYPVLTHGHGTSVYVSVKRV, from the coding sequence ATGCCAAAGACCAAAATTATCCAAGGTGAAATTGTCCTACCGACTGGAAACGTTCCGGCTGAGCCCGTTGATGTTGTCATTTATGTCGAGGATGTTTCTCGAGCTGACGCCCCCTCAATCGTCGTTGGTATGCAACGACAACACGGGGTTTTGCTGCATGCGGGTTCCATGGTTCAATTTGTGGTAGAAATACCAGTGGAACTCGTAGATCAACGTCGAAGTTATTCAGTGCGTGCCCATATTGATGTGTCGGGGTCTGGGGAAGTGAAGGTGGGGGACTTCGTGTCTACCCAGACATATCCGGTTCTTACCCACGGCCATGGTACTTCAGTTTATGTAAGCGTGAAGCGTGTGTAG
- the tadA gene encoding tRNA adenosine(34) deaminase TadA, which produces MEILDPTTDSQFMRMALELAHQAFRVEEVPVGAVLVQNKKILATGFNQRESTQDPTAHAELMAIRSASIALGSWRLADTTLYVTLEPCAMCAGAIIQARIARVVFGTWDPKAGACGSICNLTAETRFNHRVKVDSDILADDCRAILQNFFQHLRSNQPVSTT; this is translated from the coding sequence ATGGAGATATTGGATCCCACCACGGATAGTCAATTCATGCGCATGGCCTTGGAGTTGGCGCATCAGGCCTTTCGTGTGGAAGAAGTCCCGGTTGGAGCGGTGCTAGTCCAGAATAAAAAAATTCTCGCAACGGGCTTCAATCAACGGGAGAGCACACAAGATCCGACCGCCCATGCCGAACTCATGGCCATTCGATCCGCTTCGATAGCACTGGGATCCTGGCGTCTGGCAGACACCACCCTCTATGTGACATTGGAACCCTGCGCCATGTGTGCAGGAGCCATCATTCAGGCTAGAATTGCCCGAGTCGTGTTTGGCACATGGGATCCGAAGGCCGGCGCCTGTGGGTCAATCTGCAATCTCACGGCAGAGACCAGGTTTAATCACCGGGTGAAGGTAGACTCAGATATCCTGGCAGATGATTGTCGAGCGATCTTACAGAATTTTTTTCAGCACCTACGGAGTAACCAACCAGTTTCTACCACATAA
- a CDS encoding MvdC/MvdD family ATP grasp protein translates to MAVLAALECREHPAVLLDTSQYPSNALVTQRFADGHRHDEVSIHGQRIDLATCHAAWWRRPQPFTLQPGIAPDVVSFTHTECHEAIAGLWAALDVSWVNKPDLDEIAHHKPYQLAMATKVGLPIPRTVITNDPDAARRLIAELGPERTIYKTFLASEQFWRETRLMRPEEMEILDRVRLAPVIFQEYVPAIADIRVTVVGTKMFATAISPAPGGYEIDYRMDMDGARFEPTSLPIKIQKQIRELMDRLGLVYGAVDLRRLPDGRHVFLEVNPAGEWRFIEERTEQPITDAMAKLLIKIDRN, encoded by the coding sequence ATGGCGGTGCTCGCCGCTCTCGAGTGCCGCGAGCACCCGGCAGTGCTTCTTGACACCTCTCAGTACCCGAGTAATGCCTTGGTCACCCAAAGATTTGCGGACGGCCACCGCCACGACGAAGTCTCGATCCATGGGCAAAGAATTGACCTGGCTACCTGTCATGCTGCATGGTGGCGAAGACCGCAGCCCTTCACCTTGCAGCCCGGTATAGCACCGGATGTTGTTTCATTTACCCACACTGAGTGTCACGAGGCTATCGCTGGTCTCTGGGCGGCGCTCGATGTTTCGTGGGTCAATAAACCCGACCTCGACGAGATTGCGCACCATAAACCCTACCAATTGGCAATGGCGACCAAAGTTGGATTGCCTATTCCGAGAACCGTCATTACTAATGACCCTGATGCCGCTCGCAGACTCATTGCTGAACTTGGTCCTGAACGCACCATATACAAGACTTTTCTCGCTTCTGAACAATTCTGGCGAGAGACCCGCCTAATGCGGCCCGAGGAGATGGAGATCCTCGATAGGGTGCGACTCGCCCCAGTCATTTTCCAGGAATATGTACCAGCCATCGCAGATATCCGTGTAACTGTTGTCGGAACCAAAATGTTTGCCACTGCGATTTCTCCGGCACCCGGGGGCTACGAGATTGACTACCGCATGGATATGGATGGAGCCCGTTTCGAGCCGACATCCCTTCCCATCAAAATCCAGAAGCAAATTCGGGAACTGATGGACCGGTTAGGGCTAGTTTACGGTGCCGTGGATTTACGTCGATTGCCAGACGGCCGGCATGTGTTCCTTGAGGTAAACCCTGCCGGAGAATGGCGTTTTATCGAGGAACGGACGGAACAGCCCATAACCGACGCGATGGCCAAGCTCCTTATCAAGATCGACCGAAATTGA
- a CDS encoding SprT-like domain-containing protein: MWQSLAHHFFENRLPLITIEWSTRLTASAGLFVSQIGPRSWWASREYRQGAARVIRLSAPLLRDQPEEELRRTLAHEMIHQWQFDIRKHRPSHGAEFRAMMHRMNAAGLGVTVRHQLNVAVQRHHRYAWQCLQCGMAYHRQRRTIIPGRHICSRCRGKLVEVELHRTQKTHEETMDGKDVDRGGHQAENESTVQMLCVGGMKDAEALSTKGVFTPDDFREEFISEFGGSAMAPPTND, from the coding sequence ATGTGGCAGAGTCTTGCCCACCACTTTTTTGAGAATCGGTTACCTCTGATTACCATTGAGTGGAGCACACGATTAACCGCATCGGCCGGGCTGTTTGTGAGTCAGATTGGGCCAAGAAGCTGGTGGGCCTCACGTGAGTATCGACAAGGTGCGGCTCGAGTGATCCGGCTGTCCGCTCCCTTGCTTCGCGATCAACCCGAAGAAGAGCTCCGACGAACGTTGGCACACGAAATGATTCACCAATGGCAGTTTGATATTCGGAAGCATCGCCCGTCCCATGGGGCGGAATTTCGAGCAATGATGCACCGGATGAATGCGGCGGGACTTGGCGTGACGGTTCGCCATCAGTTGAATGTGGCTGTTCAAAGACATCATCGCTATGCCTGGCAGTGCCTTCAATGCGGAATGGCCTATCATCGGCAACGACGAACGATTATTCCGGGTCGACATATTTGTAGCCGATGTCGAGGAAAGCTTGTCGAAGTTGAGTTACATCGCACTCAAAAAACTCATGAGGAAACGATGGACGGAAAAGACGTGGATCGCGGAGGACATCAGGCAGAGAATGAATCAACTGTGCAGATGTTGTGTGTGGGTGGAATGAAGGACGCCGAAGCCTTATCGACGAAAGGCGTCTTTACCCCGGATGACTTCCGCGAGGAGTTTATCAGCGAGTTTGGCGGCTCGGCGATGGCGCCACCAACGAACGATTAG